One genomic region from Sphingobacterium multivorum encodes:
- a CDS encoding response regulator transcription factor has protein sequence MEAIRIGIVDDDQLIVELLQDYLNMQQDLKVVLAATSGQECLDNLQNISAEIDLLLVDLKMAQMNGIELIKHLRDRHPEIKIIVVSSHYQDSSLGFMLKNGTAAFIPKGIAPAALLSILYEVHQKGFFFYKQQLEILREQISSRVSAPSCGFEILTDREIMVLKLIAQQKTAKEIAELLFITSRTVEGHKNNMFVKTGTKNIAGLVIYAIQNAIIDPSKLIL, from the coding sequence ATGGAAGCAATAAGAATAGGAATTGTAGACGATGACCAACTTATCGTCGAACTCCTGCAGGACTATTTAAATATGCAGCAGGATCTGAAGGTTGTACTTGCCGCAACCAGTGGGCAGGAGTGTTTGGACAACTTACAAAATATATCAGCAGAGATCGACCTCTTACTGGTCGACTTAAAAATGGCACAAATGAATGGTATCGAGCTTATAAAGCATTTGCGTGACAGGCATCCTGAGATCAAGATTATTGTGGTCTCTTCGCACTATCAGGATTCTTCGTTAGGATTTATGCTCAAAAATGGAACGGCTGCTTTTATACCAAAAGGTATCGCTCCTGCGGCGTTGCTTTCGATCCTATATGAGGTGCACCAAAAGGGGTTTTTCTTCTATAAACAACAACTGGAAATACTTCGTGAGCAAATTTCCTCGCGGGTATCAGCTCCAAGTTGTGGCTTTGAAATACTGACCGATCGCGAAATAATGGTACTGAAACTCATTGCCCAACAAAAAACAGCAAAAGAAATAGCGGAATTGCTATTTATAACTTCACGTACTGTGGAAGGGCACAAAAACAATATGTTTGTCAAAACAGGAACCAAAAATATCGCTGGACTGGTCATTTATGCTATTCAAAACGCTATCATTGACCCGAGCAAACTCATATTATAG
- a CDS encoding DUF2589 domain-containing protein, with protein MAIDTTPSTVATNALQALPFSSLIGGPLDAAIKAQAMAAKTSWEFIQQVGLNENPQTGKKEAINVTFFYNKNGQMTKLIVPLLTIVPIPYIAIDTIDINFTANISAASSSVSETSESTAFDAGGSAKASFGIGPFSVSAEFKANYSSKKDSKASQDSKYSVEYTMNVAVHAGQSDMPAGLATVLNILQSSITDANDKGTFVITPVPQIDISKYKNGESISIPISATIKNADGLLLANEVVNLSLVDPVTGIEFTDPGAGKSIQATTNEQGQAVWEIKATIKQATEIKGVSKFILKDDKQGLSADGILRFEGTPAT; from the coding sequence ATGGCAATAGACACCACACCATCGACGGTAGCAACGAATGCTTTACAAGCGCTACCTTTCTCATCATTAATTGGCGGCCCCCTAGATGCAGCCATTAAAGCCCAGGCAATGGCAGCAAAGACCAGTTGGGAATTTATCCAACAGGTCGGGCTTAACGAAAACCCACAAACGGGAAAAAAAGAGGCTATCAATGTCACTTTCTTTTACAACAAAAATGGACAGATGACCAAGTTGATCGTACCATTGTTGACAATAGTTCCTATTCCTTACATTGCGATCGATACCATCGACATTAATTTTACAGCCAATATCTCTGCAGCATCCTCCAGTGTAAGTGAAACCAGTGAATCTACAGCCTTTGATGCAGGTGGTTCGGCTAAGGCGAGCTTCGGAATAGGCCCTTTTAGTGTAAGTGCAGAATTCAAAGCCAACTATTCAAGTAAAAAAGATTCAAAAGCTTCTCAAGATTCTAAATATTCAGTAGAATACACCATGAATGTCGCTGTACATGCAGGACAATCCGACATGCCTGCTGGATTAGCCACAGTCCTCAACATCTTACAATCAAGTATTACAGATGCCAATGATAAGGGAACTTTTGTCATTACTCCTGTGCCACAAATTGATATTTCCAAGTATAAAAATGGCGAAAGTATCAGCATCCCTATCTCTGCTACAATCAAAAATGCGGATGGCCTTCTTTTGGCAAATGAGGTTGTCAACTTGAGTCTCGTTGACCCAGTGACGGGCATCGAGTTTACCGATCCGGGAGCTGGAAAGTCTATCCAAGCAACAACAAATGAGCAGGGACAAGCCGTTTGGGAAATTAAAGCCACAATTAAACAAGCTACAGAAATCAAGGGCGTATCCAAATTTATATTGAAAGATGACAAACAAGGACTTAGTGCCGACGGCATCTTACGGTTTGAAGGTACACCTGCAACTTAA
- a CDS encoding trypsin-like serine peptidase, whose product MNNLNFFIPIDGNVPTHIDDTTIYPYNLVGMLSFNIAGNAYIGTATLIRFGKEKESDLLLTCAHNLYDSAEGEASDVMFTPGFNDPQQPYEPISAKAFRYPNGFKQVAVSLLTKPEEATVEQLKEHARYDYALIKLAKPIEIQNIFKFAVVPDQHLTDLAVKMAGYGYYDQEMAHAVGKIAEYEEDRIYHNMSTRAGASGSAIVDSTASRIIGIHTHGDSAKKLNYGVRITDVVYDNLRQWRDEMNNDSM is encoded by the coding sequence ATGAACAATTTAAATTTTTTTATTCCCATCGACGGTAACGTACCGACTCATATCGATGACACAACAATTTATCCATATAATCTAGTTGGAATGTTGTCTTTCAATATTGCTGGAAACGCATACATAGGCACGGCTACACTTATAAGATTTGGCAAAGAAAAAGAAAGCGACCTTCTGTTGACATGTGCTCATAACTTATACGATAGCGCCGAAGGTGAAGCCAGCGACGTTATGTTTACACCAGGGTTTAATGATCCTCAACAACCTTACGAACCCATATCTGCAAAAGCATTTCGTTACCCCAATGGTTTTAAACAAGTCGCCGTATCTCTCCTGACCAAACCCGAGGAGGCCACTGTAGAACAACTAAAAGAACATGCGCGCTATGATTATGCGCTCATCAAACTTGCCAAACCAATAGAAATACAGAATATTTTTAAATTCGCCGTTGTTCCTGACCAACATCTTACAGACCTCGCAGTTAAAATGGCAGGCTATGGATATTATGATCAGGAAATGGCACATGCCGTAGGAAAAATTGCAGAATATGAAGAAGACAGAATATATCACAATATGTCTACCCGCGCTGGAGCAAGTGGGTCAGCTATAGTTGACAGTACCGCCAGCAGAATCATCGGTATACACACCCATGGTGACTCCGCTAAAAAGCTTAATTATGGTGTACGAATCACCGATGTTGTTTATGATAACTTAAGACAATGGCGCGATGAGATGAATAACGATTCGATGTAA
- a CDS encoding DUF2589 domain-containing protein encodes MMNLQPPNNSTHQLKDLFKAPMDAVVEADMELSEKITKFIINYGFEAPGDGDIKKIHALKMVHFSYTMNDKTVEFSIPVLTLIQLPLLRIKTADFDMKVKLFTVNASKEKEKPSFLKTETKKEGNSATRLKAYLAPETNDSYEKTKANMNVKLSMVDGDMPAGVIQLLGLLSELNKVNKEK; translated from the coding sequence ATGATGAACTTGCAACCACCAAATAACAGTACCCATCAATTGAAAGATCTTTTCAAAGCACCGATGGATGCCGTTGTTGAAGCCGATATGGAGTTGAGTGAAAAAATCACAAAATTCATTATCAATTATGGCTTTGAGGCACCTGGAGATGGAGATATAAAAAAGATCCATGCGCTCAAGATGGTGCACTTTAGCTATACGATGAACGATAAAACTGTGGAATTTAGTATACCAGTGTTGACACTCATCCAACTTCCCTTATTACGAATCAAAACTGCCGACTTTGACATGAAAGTCAAACTGTTTACGGTTAATGCTTCTAAAGAAAAAGAAAAGCCGTCATTTCTAAAGACTGAAACTAAGAAAGAAGGAAATAGTGCAACGCGATTAAAAGCTTACTTAGCTCCCGAGACAAATGATTCGTATGAAAAAACGAAAGCCAATATGAATGTCAAACTAAGTATGGTAGACGGTGATATGCCTGCAGGAGTGATCCAATTACTGGGTTTGCTTAGCGAATTAAATAAAGTAAATAAAGAGAAATAA
- a CDS encoding FecR family protein: MMNQEHGNGPSLLKKYLEGKCTTQEQALVEEWYLNLGEDQIPSDKELISDVIELQKRLKGISKKQPYNNKGYIIAIAAILLAFFTIGTILYLQRNNNQESKHELFVDDIAPGKNKALLSIDGQPAIALDGKNSSIISKEGSLGYNNGTTIIETENVKTIRLSTPAAGQFEVVLPDGTKAWLNALSSITYPAAFIGKERQIQLTGEVYLEVTKNIHKPFVIQTAQQRIEVLGTSFNVNTYNDNGRSYTTLVSGSLRITDTKTKHQALLSPGQQAIVNGKDAIEITTSGIEDSYAWKDGLYVLHEEPLSQYARKIERWYDVEVDMGPYGDRKFSAIIPRDAKLSEVLQAIELKSNVKFTREGRRIVAMR; encoded by the coding sequence ATGATGAACCAAGAGCATGGAAATGGCCCGTCCTTACTTAAGAAATATCTAGAAGGGAAATGTACAACACAAGAACAAGCGCTTGTTGAAGAATGGTATCTTAATCTAGGTGAAGACCAAATTCCATCTGACAAGGAGCTAATTTCGGATGTAATCGAACTACAAAAAAGATTAAAGGGAATCTCTAAAAAGCAGCCTTATAATAATAAAGGGTACATTATAGCAATTGCTGCAATTCTCCTCGCTTTTTTTACAATTGGAACAATACTATATCTACAACGGAATAATAATCAAGAAAGCAAACATGAATTGTTTGTTGATGACATTGCGCCTGGCAAAAACAAAGCGTTATTATCAATAGATGGGCAACCAGCAATTGCTCTAGACGGAAAAAATAGCAGCATTATCTCAAAAGAAGGCTCATTGGGATACAATAATGGAACGACGATCATTGAAACGGAGAATGTAAAAACAATCCGGCTTTCAACACCGGCTGCCGGTCAATTTGAAGTCGTGCTGCCTGATGGTACCAAAGCATGGTTGAATGCCTTATCCTCTATCACTTATCCAGCGGCCTTTATTGGTAAAGAAAGACAAATCCAGCTGACAGGTGAAGTTTACCTGGAAGTTACCAAAAATATACACAAACCATTTGTCATACAAACAGCACAACAGCGTATTGAAGTGCTGGGGACAAGTTTCAACGTCAATACCTATAATGACAATGGCCGTTCATACACGACACTTGTCAGTGGCAGTCTGCGCATTACGGACACAAAGACTAAACATCAGGCCCTCTTAAGTCCGGGGCAACAGGCAATTGTCAATGGAAAAGATGCTATTGAAATAACAACCAGCGGTATTGAAGATAGTTATGCATGGAAGGACGGTCTTTATGTACTGCATGAGGAGCCTTTGAGCCAATATGCACGCAAGATCGAACGTTGGTATGACGTTGAAGTCGACATGGGCCCCTATGGCGATCGTAAGTTTTCAGCCATTATCCCAAGGGACGCCAAATTATCTGAAGTGTTGCAGGCTATTGAGTTGAAGTCAAACGTAAAATTCACACGAGAAGGAAGGAGGATTGTAGCTATGCGATAA
- a CDS encoding DUF6694 family lipoprotein, with protein sequence MKQCIKIVFIGLFLTLSLSSCSEKLSGKDQSSFDSSRKKVEAKLNDKEKANLEKALRVALSEAMWLKMNEPEKYHEESINHISLGLIDGKSYGAVLDLADDILKKQQERKIVHLQQEIDSLQKQKSEIERVKKDLAVFQLEPIELDLEDFFGESVPRIIVSMKYIGKQPLTGSQGFSYVLKKRSSQAIISDEQSVFGESDSVLQPGESRVNTIVFNQQKKEYPKLWNFANYPVKGINLADYDLELIVTTQSIKSNDRETVLPKGSVALINENLKKLEDEIIALKKENISLDDLQLT encoded by the coding sequence ATGAAACAATGCATAAAAATCGTATTTATAGGACTATTCTTGACATTGTCTTTAAGCTCTTGTAGCGAGAAACTAAGTGGAAAGGATCAATCGTCCTTTGATAGTTCTCGTAAAAAAGTAGAAGCAAAGCTGAATGATAAAGAAAAAGCGAACTTGGAAAAAGCCTTGCGGGTAGCGCTATCTGAAGCAATGTGGCTCAAAATGAATGAACCTGAAAAATATCATGAAGAATCAATAAACCATATATCGTTAGGTCTGATCGATGGCAAATCTTACGGTGCTGTATTGGACCTGGCCGATGATATCCTTAAAAAGCAGCAGGAACGGAAAATAGTGCATCTTCAACAAGAAATAGATAGTTTGCAAAAGCAGAAATCTGAAATTGAACGGGTAAAAAAAGACCTGGCCGTCTTTCAATTGGAACCTATTGAATTGGATCTCGAAGATTTTTTTGGCGAGTCTGTCCCAAGAATCATTGTAAGTATGAAGTATATAGGCAAACAGCCGCTAACAGGAAGTCAAGGTTTTTCGTATGTACTGAAAAAACGGTCTTCACAAGCTATTATCAGCGACGAGCAATCTGTTTTTGGCGAATCTGACAGTGTACTCCAGCCAGGTGAATCCCGGGTCAACACGATCGTTTTTAATCAGCAAAAAAAAGAGTATCCTAAACTTTGGAACTTCGCTAACTATCCCGTCAAAGGAATCAACCTGGCAGACTACGATTTGGAATTGATTGTGACAACACAATCCATCAAATCCAATGATCGGGAGACGGTTCTTCCAAAAGGTAGTGTAGCGCTGATCAATGAAAATTTAAAGAAATTGGAAGATGAAATCATCGCATTAAAGAAGGAGAATATTAGCCTTGACGATCTGCAATTGACCTAG
- a CDS encoding SusD/RagB family nutrient-binding outer membrane lipoprotein yields MKKKLFKNTFIVGLISVAGLGSCTKDFERINTPPTSVTTVDPSLLIARVLRDGTFQESGELPNNKFGSWIQHWAGGPVVPVSRYFEGPENLIWSQHYTLLRNIVQIKQELSGKEDNAEGRSKLAIAELYEAYLYQRLTDLFGDIPYSEITKSNKEINRTPKFDKQEDIYPALIQKVDAAIARLTSGDLSYGSSDFFYKGSIDKWKKFGNSLKLKLGMRMRYANPALAQKTVTEAMTSTVGLFSSNSDNAAVPTYNDAQAENQNPILRQMTTGSADLRYLANTLVDKLKEYNDPRLPLLAEPVISNGVSTYQGIGVSLTDNQLSQLIRANYSTANKSTWFSLSFAPIPSYAFTYSDICFYKAEAALLGWGATSANAQTFFTEGVKAALALPPYNMAAIPTSYEPILSLNSLTDEQKMEKIATQKWIHLFGRDMEAFAEWRRTGYPRLTPGPNPGSTNGQIPRRAIYSSEEAELNASNLKEAAARMTNGDSFLSKVWWDKK; encoded by the coding sequence ATGAAAAAGAAACTATTTAAAAATACATTCATCGTCGGACTTATTTCTGTGGCTGGACTAGGTTCCTGTACCAAAGATTTCGAACGAATCAACACGCCCCCAACATCTGTCACCACTGTAGATCCTTCCTTACTGATAGCCCGCGTTCTACGTGATGGTACTTTTCAGGAGTCTGGAGAACTACCCAACAACAAGTTCGGCTCTTGGATCCAACATTGGGCGGGGGGGCCGGTAGTACCTGTATCTCGATATTTTGAAGGACCCGAAAATCTTATTTGGTCACAGCATTACACCTTGCTCCGCAATATCGTTCAGATTAAACAAGAATTGAGCGGTAAGGAAGACAATGCAGAAGGCAGGAGCAAACTGGCTATTGCCGAACTTTATGAGGCCTATCTCTATCAACGCCTTACAGACTTGTTTGGGGATATCCCCTACTCCGAGATCACAAAATCCAATAAGGAAATTAACCGTACACCCAAATTTGACAAGCAAGAAGATATCTATCCGGCACTCATTCAAAAAGTCGATGCAGCTATAGCAAGGCTTACGAGCGGAGACCTGTCTTACGGCTCCTCAGATTTCTTTTACAAAGGCAGCATTGATAAATGGAAAAAATTTGGCAATTCACTCAAACTAAAGCTAGGCATGCGCATGCGCTATGCCAACCCCGCTTTAGCGCAGAAAACGGTTACCGAAGCCATGACCTCCACAGTAGGTCTATTCAGCAGCAACAGTGACAACGCGGCTGTGCCAACTTACAACGATGCTCAAGCTGAAAACCAAAACCCTATCCTGCGTCAAATGACAACAGGAAGTGCCGATCTACGTTATCTTGCCAATACATTAGTCGATAAACTAAAAGAATACAACGACCCTAGGCTTCCACTACTTGCCGAACCAGTCATTAGCAATGGGGTTTCAACCTATCAAGGTATTGGGGTCTCGCTGACCGATAATCAACTATCCCAATTGATTCGAGCCAATTATTCAACAGCGAATAAATCAACTTGGTTTAGTCTTAGCTTTGCTCCAATTCCGAGTTATGCTTTTACTTATTCGGATATCTGTTTCTACAAAGCCGAAGCGGCTCTATTAGGCTGGGGAGCTACAAGTGCCAATGCCCAAACATTCTTTACAGAAGGGGTGAAAGCTGCGTTGGCACTTCCGCCCTACAATATGGCGGCAATTCCAACTTCCTACGAACCTATATTAAGTTTAAACAGTCTGACTGACGAACAGAAGATGGAGAAAATAGCGACACAAAAGTGGATTCACCTATTTGGCCGGGATATGGAAGCATTTGCTGAGTGGCGACGTACGGGATATCCTCGATTAACCCCCGGTCCTAACCCAGGTTCCACCAACGGACAAATACCACGTCGGGCGATTTATTCCAGTGAAGAGGCTGAGCTGAACGCTTCGAATCTCAAGGAAGCTGCGGCACGAATGACAAATGGCGACTCCTTCCTATCGAAAGTTTGGTGGGACAAGAAATAA
- a CDS encoding RNA polymerase sigma factor — protein MYNKQKIEERDLLQELKNGNSLAFQKLYNTYFALLYLHATNKLQDREAAKDIVHDLFASIWQNRYTLAIQGEISAYLHSAIRYRVIDHIAKEQSKTKYLASLPPITTHHTGGTDHSLREKLLQEQIDRVLNKLSPRVREVFELSREHYLSHKDIAKKLNLSEHSVRSYMKEALRLLRSKLGSLLWVSLLFFCKIF, from the coding sequence ATGTACAATAAGCAAAAAATAGAAGAAAGGGATCTGCTGCAAGAGCTAAAGAATGGGAACTCTCTTGCCTTTCAGAAGCTCTATAACACTTATTTTGCCTTATTATATCTTCACGCAACCAATAAGTTGCAAGATCGCGAAGCCGCTAAGGATATCGTCCATGACTTATTTGCTTCGATTTGGCAAAACAGGTATACGTTGGCTATCCAGGGAGAAATATCTGCCTACCTTCACAGTGCCATACGCTACCGTGTAATAGATCACATCGCCAAAGAACAATCAAAAACTAAGTATTTGGCCTCCTTACCTCCTATTACAACACATCATACTGGAGGTACTGACCATTCCCTAAGGGAAAAATTGCTTCAGGAACAAATAGATCGTGTGCTTAATAAGCTTTCCCCACGCGTAAGAGAGGTCTTTGAACTGAGTAGGGAGCACTATCTCAGTCACAAGGATATCGCAAAAAAGCTTAATCTATCAGAACATAGCGTTCGCAGTTATATGAAAGAAGCCCTACGTCTGCTTCGCAGTAAATTAGGAAGCCTGCTTTGGGTAAGCTTACTGTTTTTTTGTAAAATTTTCTAA
- a CDS encoding sensor histidine kinase has translation MPLLSVYYSDYLAIWQSQDTITLWILIAILFVGFILFVLIKIYYLHIKQQYENKLANYNLQRMHELQLQRATIESIENERKRLGADLHDALLSQLTILRLKLQLGAPSSTLDPILEHCIQDGRRISHDLFPPMLENKSIEDLIMDILSPWKKIFHVPIITDIRQVKHFSNEVKLHLIRAVQEICTNISKHANANTIEVHIRLSARYNVLYIADNGIGFTPSDKPGIGMQNIHNRIALIHGKYKVQQRPGTRFIIVF, from the coding sequence ATGCCTCTTTTATCTGTCTATTATAGCGACTATTTGGCAATCTGGCAAAGCCAAGACACCATAACCTTATGGATTTTAATAGCCATTCTTTTTGTGGGCTTCATCTTGTTTGTCCTTATTAAAATATATTATCTGCATATAAAGCAGCAGTATGAAAATAAACTAGCGAACTACAATCTACAGCGTATGCATGAGCTTCAGCTACAACGTGCCACGATAGAGTCTATTGAAAATGAGCGCAAACGACTCGGCGCGGACCTACATGACGCGCTTCTTTCCCAGCTTACAATTTTAAGACTGAAGCTTCAGCTAGGAGCTCCTTCCTCTACACTCGACCCGATACTAGAACATTGTATTCAAGACGGCCGACGTATCTCACACGATTTATTTCCACCCATGCTTGAAAATAAATCTATTGAGGACCTAATTATGGACATTTTAAGCCCTTGGAAAAAAATATTCCACGTCCCCATCATTACCGATATCCGACAGGTCAAACATTTCTCAAATGAGGTGAAGCTCCATCTTATCCGTGCTGTCCAAGAGATCTGTACGAATATTTCCAAGCATGCTAATGCTAACACGATCGAGGTACATATCCGCTTGTCAGCACGATACAATGTGCTTTACATCGCTGATAATGGGATTGGATTTACCCCCTCCGATAAACCTGGCATAGGCATGCAGAATATACACAACCGAATTGCGCTGATCCATGGAAAATATAAAGTACAGCAGCGACCAGGCACTCGATTTATCATTGTATTTTAA